The following proteins come from a genomic window of Blastococcus sp. HT6-30:
- a CDS encoding cytosine permease, whose product MSTSDHVRTPDAPLTLGEAPPPTLGLRDTVGLWANLGVSLLLPVAAVFVVLPGRPLSVTLAAIVVGAVIGSVLLGLVAAAGARERVPGMVLLRGLLGRRTSWLPTAFNLVQCIGWATFEIVIIAEAASRVLDAPRWPFVLAAGVLATAMALRPLGVVRVLARYAVWAALAAVVYLFVQVLAEPLPPLEGGGATSFWTAADVVIALPVSWLPLAADYTRHARSTRAAGVGAGVGYGLATVAMFTLGVLALAAYGSGGLDVIDALLAVPLGALAVLVLVTVELDEAFANVYSTAVSAQNVVGRLDRRVLAVAVGGVATLLALSLDVVAYEPFLFLIGAVFVPLAGVLLVAYWLTPRGGWDTSDTAPARPLYLLPWLAGFVAYQLTLPTYFPGPGSGWTAWWSARQADLGIDAGNGWSASLVGLAVAVALTLPLVLAGRRR is encoded by the coding sequence ATGAGCACGTCGGACCACGTCCGTACCCCTGATGCACCCCTCACCCTCGGCGAGGCGCCACCACCCACGCTCGGCCTCCGGGACACGGTCGGCCTCTGGGCCAACCTCGGCGTCAGCCTGCTGCTGCCGGTGGCGGCGGTCTTCGTCGTGCTGCCGGGCCGGCCGCTGTCGGTGACCCTCGCCGCGATCGTCGTCGGCGCGGTCATCGGATCGGTCCTGCTGGGACTGGTCGCGGCAGCGGGTGCGCGGGAACGCGTACCGGGGATGGTGCTGCTGCGCGGCCTGCTCGGCCGGCGCACGTCCTGGCTGCCGACCGCGTTCAACCTCGTCCAGTGCATCGGCTGGGCGACGTTCGAGATCGTCATCATCGCCGAGGCCGCGTCGCGGGTGCTCGATGCACCCCGCTGGCCGTTCGTCCTCGCCGCGGGGGTGCTCGCGACCGCGATGGCGCTGCGGCCGCTCGGCGTCGTCCGCGTCCTGGCCCGCTACGCGGTCTGGGCCGCGCTGGCCGCCGTGGTCTACCTGTTCGTGCAGGTGCTGGCCGAGCCGCTGCCCCCGCTCGAGGGCGGCGGGGCGACGTCGTTCTGGACGGCGGCCGACGTCGTCATCGCGCTGCCGGTCTCGTGGCTGCCGCTGGCCGCCGACTACACCCGCCACGCGCGCAGCACCCGGGCCGCCGGCGTGGGCGCGGGCGTGGGTTACGGGCTCGCCACGGTCGCCATGTTCACCCTCGGCGTGCTGGCGCTGGCCGCCTACGGCAGCGGCGGGCTCGACGTGATCGACGCGCTGCTGGCCGTGCCGCTCGGCGCGCTGGCGGTGCTGGTGCTGGTCACCGTGGAGCTCGACGAAGCCTTCGCCAACGTCTATTCGACCGCGGTGTCTGCGCAGAACGTCGTCGGCCGGCTCGACCGGCGAGTGCTGGCGGTGGCCGTCGGCGGCGTCGCGACGCTGCTCGCGCTCAGCCTCGACGTGGTCGCCTACGAGCCGTTCCTCTTCCTCATCGGCGCGGTGTTCGTGCCGCTCGCCGGCGTGCTGCTGGTGGCCTACTGGCTCACCCCGCGCGGCGGCTGGGACACCTCCGACACCGCGCCGGCCCGGCCGCTGTACCTGCTGCCGTGGCTCGCCGGCTTCGTCGCCTACCAGCTCACGCTGCCCACGTACTTCCCCGGTCCGGGCTCGGGCTGGACGGCGTGGTGGAGCGCGCGGCAGGCCGACCTGGGCATCGATGCGGGCAACGGCTGGTCGGCGTCGCTGGTGGGTCTGGCCGTGGCCGTCGCCCTGACGCTGCCGCTGGTGCTCGCGGGCCGGCGCCGGTGA
- the thiE gene encoding thiamine phosphate synthase produces the protein MRPAFDPTLYLVTDTALAGARGVPDVVRAAVAGGVTAVQVRDKTASRRELYDLTVAVREALAGTSGVALFVDDAVDVALLAGADGVHVGQDDLPPAEVRALIGPDRLLGLSTGDEAELAVALALPPGTVDVVGIGPVWSTPTKPDAGAGLGPAGVAVLATAARRGGLRSVAIGGIDAARAPQVTGVDGICVVSAICAAPDPQAAARSLRSALAGREPA, from the coding sequence GTGAGGCCGGCCTTCGACCCCACGCTCTACCTGGTCACCGACACGGCACTGGCCGGGGCCCGGGGCGTCCCCGACGTCGTCCGGGCCGCGGTGGCCGGCGGTGTCACGGCCGTGCAGGTCCGGGACAAGACGGCGTCGCGGCGGGAGCTGTACGACCTGACGGTGGCCGTGCGCGAGGCGCTGGCCGGCACGTCCGGGGTGGCGCTGTTCGTCGACGACGCGGTCGACGTCGCGCTCCTGGCCGGGGCGGACGGTGTGCACGTCGGCCAGGACGACCTGCCGCCCGCGGAGGTGCGGGCGCTGATCGGGCCGGACCGGCTGCTCGGTCTCTCGACCGGCGACGAGGCGGAGCTGGCCGTCGCGCTGGCGCTCCCGCCGGGCACGGTCGACGTCGTCGGCATCGGCCCGGTGTGGTCGACGCCGACCAAGCCCGACGCCGGTGCCGGTCTCGGACCGGCCGGGGTCGCCGTCCTCGCCACGGCCGCCCGGCGCGGTGGGCTGCGCTCGGTGGCGATCGGGGGCATCGACGCGGCGCGGGCTCCGCAGGTGACCGGCGTGGACGGGATCTGCGTGGTGTCCGCCATCTGCGCCGCCCCCGATCCGCAGGCGGCGGCCCGATCCCTGCGGTCGGCCCTCGCCGGGCGGGAGCCGGCATGA
- a CDS encoding TenA family transcriptional regulator, whose product MPVTDLLARHADAWRGATRHPFLGAVRDGTVPAAAFDTWLVQDAHFVADLLRFQARLLARAPRAAQPVLAAGCVALVEELAWFEEQAAVRGLDLGGPRLPATEAYARLLERLDGADVATALTALWTIERTYLDAWSSALPGAPAYRAFVEHWTVPGFAAYVALLQEAADAAVHAAVADAASVDAVFLEVVDAETAFWPTALPA is encoded by the coding sequence ATGCCGGTTACCGACCTGCTCGCCCGCCACGCCGACGCCTGGCGCGGAGCCACCCGCCATCCCTTCCTCGGCGCCGTCCGGGACGGCACCGTGCCCGCCGCCGCGTTCGACACCTGGCTGGTGCAGGACGCGCACTTCGTCGCGGACCTCCTGCGCTTCCAGGCGCGGCTGCTGGCACGCGCCCCACGCGCCGCGCAGCCGGTGCTGGCCGCGGGGTGCGTCGCGCTGGTCGAGGAGCTGGCCTGGTTCGAGGAGCAGGCCGCCGTGCGGGGGCTGGACCTCGGCGGGCCGCGGCTGCCGGCCACCGAGGCCTATGCGCGGCTGTTGGAGCGGTTGGACGGCGCCGACGTCGCGACCGCGCTGACCGCGCTGTGGACGATCGAGCGGACGTACCTGGACGCATGGTCCTCGGCGCTGCCCGGCGCGCCGGCCTACCGCGCGTTCGTCGAGCACTGGACGGTTCCCGGCTTCGCCGCGTACGTCGCGCTGCTCCAGGAGGCGGCCGATGCGGCCGTCCACGCGGCGGTCGCCGACGCGGCGTCCGTCGACGCGGTCTTCCTCGAGGTGGTCGACGCGGAGACGGCGTTCTGGCCGACGGCGCTGCCCGCATGA
- a CDS encoding TenA family protein yields the protein MTLSAALWAGSADLARAALAHPFVTGIADGSLPRERFAGYVAQDAFFLEAFARGYALGVAHSRDRGTLETFADLLAGVRDELRLHDGYAARWGIDLADVEPAPATLAYTEFLLATAALGGAGQTCAAMTPCMRLYAHLGQALAPRATGPYREWVDTYADPGFDQLAATLEALLDRTAADTPEVRRAYRRAMRLELDFFDAAARRWGTVAAE from the coding sequence ATGACGCTCTCCGCCGCGCTGTGGGCCGGCAGCGCCGACCTCGCGCGGGCCGCCCTGGCGCACCCGTTCGTGACGGGGATCGCCGACGGGTCGCTGCCCCGCGAGCGCTTCGCCGGATACGTCGCCCAGGACGCGTTCTTCCTCGAGGCGTTCGCCCGCGGCTACGCCCTCGGGGTGGCGCACAGCCGCGACCGGGGCACGCTGGAGACGTTCGCCGACCTGCTGGCCGGCGTCCGGGACGAGCTGCGGCTGCACGACGGCTACGCCGCCCGGTGGGGCATCGACCTGGCCGACGTGGAGCCCGCGCCGGCGACGCTGGCCTACACCGAGTTCCTGCTGGCCACCGCCGCGCTGGGCGGTGCCGGGCAGACGTGCGCGGCGATGACGCCGTGCATGCGGCTGTACGCGCACCTCGGTCAGGCGCTGGCTCCACGGGCGACCGGGCCCTACCGGGAGTGGGTGGACACCTACGCCGACCCCGGGTTCGACCAGCTCGCCGCGACGCTGGAGGCGCTGCTCGACCGGACCGCCGCGGACACCCCGGAGGTGCGACGGGCGTACCGCCGGGCGATGCGGCTGGAGTTGGACTTCTTCGACGCCGCTGCCCGGAGGTGGGGTACCGTCGCTGCCGAGTGA
- a CDS encoding ATP-binding protein: MTGQAAGTSWPSAFPPPADPVLSWQLRDVAELPAVRAQVRARVDGADADDLLDRLVLALDEMASNALRHGGGGVRAAVRRTGRAYLVEVSDQAAQTPPTPAVGRDPSLGGLGLYLIAELAPQHGWYVDGGAKHVWALLAG; encoded by the coding sequence GTGACAGGGCAGGCGGCCGGCACCAGCTGGCCGTCGGCGTTCCCGCCGCCCGCTGATCCGGTGCTCTCCTGGCAGCTGCGGGACGTCGCCGAGCTCCCCGCCGTCCGCGCGCAGGTGCGGGCGCGCGTGGACGGAGCCGACGCCGACGACCTCCTCGACCGGCTGGTGCTCGCGCTCGACGAGATGGCTTCCAACGCGCTGCGGCACGGCGGCGGGGGCGTGCGCGCAGCGGTCCGCCGCACCGGGAGGGCCTACCTCGTCGAGGTCTCCGACCAGGCGGCGCAGACGCCGCCCACGCCGGCGGTCGGCCGCGATCCCAGCCTCGGTGGCCTGGGCCTGTACCTCATCGCCGAACTCGCGCCCCAGCACGGCTGGTACGTCGACGGCGGCGCCAAGCACGTCTGGGCGCTGCTCGCCGGCTGA
- a CDS encoding thiazole synthase gives MTTDDVHTEGLASALAREETADPFLLGGQTFRSRLLLGTGGVPSLEALEAAVRASGTQLVTVALRRVEASASGSMMQVLERAGVQLLPNTAGCRTAREAVRTARLAREAFGTPWVKLEVIGDDRTLLPDAVELLDAAEQLVAEGFTVLAYTTDDPVLGRRLADAGCAAVMPLGSPIGSGLGIRNPHNIALLREAVAVPVVLDAGIGTASDAALAMELGCDAVLLASAVTRARDPERMALAMRQAVEGGRSAKLAGRIPRRWHAEASTSFEGLPGL, from the coding sequence ATGACGACCGACGACGTGCACACCGAGGGCCTGGCGTCCGCGCTGGCGCGGGAGGAGACGGCCGACCCGTTCCTGCTGGGCGGGCAGACCTTCCGCTCGCGGCTGCTTCTCGGCACCGGCGGGGTACCCAGCCTGGAGGCCCTCGAGGCCGCGGTGCGCGCGTCGGGCACCCAGCTGGTCACCGTGGCGCTGCGCCGGGTGGAGGCTTCGGCGTCCGGCTCGATGATGCAGGTCCTGGAGCGTGCCGGGGTCCAGCTGCTGCCCAACACCGCCGGCTGCCGGACCGCCAGGGAAGCCGTGCGCACCGCCCGGCTGGCCCGCGAGGCGTTCGGCACCCCCTGGGTGAAGCTCGAGGTGATCGGCGACGACCGCACGCTGCTCCCCGATGCCGTCGAGCTGCTCGACGCCGCCGAGCAGCTGGTCGCCGAGGGGTTCACCGTGCTCGCCTACACCACCGACGACCCGGTGCTCGGTCGCCGCCTCGCCGACGCCGGCTGTGCCGCGGTCATGCCGCTGGGCTCCCCGATCGGCAGCGGTCTGGGGATCCGCAACCCGCACAACATCGCCCTCCTGCGCGAGGCGGTCGCCGTACCGGTGGTCCTCGACGCCGGCATCGGCACCGCCTCCGACGCCGCGCTGGCCATGGAGCTCGGCTGTGACGCGGTGCTGCTGGCCTCGGCCGTCACCCGCGCCCGCGATCCCGAGCGCATGGCGCTGGCGATGCGCCAGGCGGTCGAGGGCGGCCGCTCGGCGAAGCTCGCGGGTCGCATCCCGCGCCGCTGGCACGCCGAGGCCTCGACGTCGTTCGAGGGTCTGCCCGGGCTGTGA
- a CDS encoding SpoIIE family protein phosphatase translates to MTAAELPDGPAPSGAHDGAASGSEDGAELVRRLAGEALGDRSLQRLTDLATRLLECDSAQVSLVGDVQTAVAGTGLPPGGIGARLPLAESLCAVAVAADAPVVVPDAARDQRVSDRAPVRSGEVGAYLGIPLRVTGRPIGALCVYESRPRRWTDRDVALLRQLADSVGTELQLMALTAEYEAHRLRFELAIDAAGIGSFDWNLETGRLLWDDRMLALFGYERANFQETIESFAARLHPDDRERTLEALQTAVETVGEYDAEFRVVLPAGQTRWVRGRGRAVADDSGAAARLLGAGYDTTPQRQEDVRIARLLEAMKASFFSLDREWRFTYVNAEAERVLGASREELLGGVVWELFPAAVGSDFERQYRAAVASGDERLFEAYYPPPLDAWFEVRAWPTPDGLSVSFLDVSERRAAGEQARRSASRLGLVAHATTAMAASLDSRENEKAALQRVAGLLIPELGDWVIISLVDADGRMRDVASWHRDAERRDVVAAYAATRLAALQPDAPVLRALASGQSLVVPDVGAAVGRTLPPGPVSDAFSALAPRSAMTLPMTARGRTLGALSVYRSPDRPVPDDEDVATARDIAGRVALALDNARLYEQQRRLAEGLQRSLLTAPPQPDHSEIVVRYLPAMAVAEVGGDWYDAFVQPSGATMLVIGDVVGHDTEAAAAMGQLRGMLRGIGYRDSIGPAAVLAELDAAVQGLGMGTLATAAIVRIQQTAEERAAGVTRLRWSNAGHPPPLVLRPDGRMEELAGERAELMLGVDAGARRTETVVTVPRGTTVLLYTDGLVEGRDLSLDEGTARLRAALGELADRPLPELCDAVIERLRPEGLQDDVALVAIRLHPQD, encoded by the coding sequence GTGACCGCCGCCGAGCTCCCCGACGGGCCGGCCCCTTCGGGCGCCCACGACGGTGCGGCGTCCGGCTCCGAGGACGGCGCCGAGCTGGTGCGCCGGCTGGCCGGGGAGGCCCTCGGCGACCGCAGCCTCCAGCGCCTGACCGACCTGGCCACCCGGCTGCTGGAGTGCGACTCCGCACAGGTCTCCCTCGTCGGCGACGTGCAGACCGCGGTGGCCGGGACCGGGCTGCCGCCGGGCGGCATCGGGGCCCGGCTGCCGCTGGCCGAGTCGCTGTGCGCCGTCGCCGTCGCCGCCGACGCGCCCGTCGTCGTGCCGGACGCCGCCCGGGACCAGCGGGTGTCCGACCGGGCCCCGGTCCGCAGCGGGGAGGTCGGGGCATACCTCGGCATCCCGCTGCGCGTGACCGGCCGGCCGATCGGTGCGCTGTGCGTGTACGAGTCCCGGCCGCGGCGCTGGACCGACCGGGACGTCGCCCTGCTCCGCCAGCTCGCCGACTCCGTGGGCACCGAGCTGCAGCTCATGGCGCTCACTGCCGAGTACGAGGCCCACCGGCTGCGCTTCGAGCTGGCCATCGACGCCGCGGGCATCGGCAGCTTCGACTGGAACCTGGAGACCGGGCGGCTGCTGTGGGACGACCGGATGCTCGCCCTGTTCGGCTACGAGCGGGCGAACTTCCAGGAGACGATCGAGTCGTTCGCGGCGCGCCTGCACCCCGACGACCGCGAGCGGACGTTGGAGGCCCTGCAGACCGCCGTCGAGACGGTCGGCGAGTACGACGCCGAGTTCCGCGTCGTGCTGCCGGCCGGGCAGACCCGCTGGGTGCGTGGCCGGGGCCGGGCGGTCGCCGACGACAGCGGGGCCGCGGCGCGGCTGCTCGGGGCCGGCTACGACACCACGCCACAGCGGCAGGAGGACGTCCGCATCGCCCGCCTCCTGGAGGCGATGAAGGCGTCGTTCTTCTCCCTGGACCGGGAGTGGCGCTTCACCTACGTGAACGCCGAGGCCGAGCGGGTGCTGGGCGCCTCCCGCGAGGAGCTGCTCGGGGGCGTCGTCTGGGAGCTCTTCCCGGCCGCCGTGGGCAGCGACTTCGAACGGCAGTACCGGGCGGCCGTGGCCAGCGGTGACGAGCGGCTGTTCGAGGCCTACTACCCGCCGCCGCTGGACGCGTGGTTCGAGGTGCGCGCCTGGCCCACGCCCGACGGGCTGTCGGTGTCCTTCCTCGACGTGAGCGAACGCCGTGCGGCCGGGGAGCAGGCCCGCCGCAGCGCCTCCCGCCTCGGCCTGGTCGCGCACGCCACGACGGCGATGGCCGCCTCGCTCGACAGCCGGGAGAACGAGAAGGCCGCGCTGCAGCGGGTCGCCGGGCTGCTCATCCCGGAGCTCGGGGACTGGGTCATCATCAGCCTCGTCGACGCCGACGGGCGGATGCGCGACGTCGCCAGCTGGCACCGCGACGCGGAACGCCGGGACGTGGTGGCCGCGTACGCGGCCACCCGGCTGGCGGCCCTGCAGCCGGACGCGCCCGTCCTGCGGGCGCTGGCCTCCGGTCAGTCGCTCGTCGTTCCCGACGTCGGCGCGGCCGTCGGCCGGACGCTGCCGCCCGGCCCGGTGAGCGATGCCTTCTCGGCCCTGGCCCCGCGATCGGCGATGACGCTGCCCATGACGGCCCGCGGCCGGACGCTCGGTGCGCTCAGCGTCTACCGCTCGCCGGACCGGCCGGTGCCCGACGACGAGGACGTCGCGACGGCGCGGGACATCGCCGGGCGGGTCGCGCTGGCGCTGGACAACGCCCGGCTCTACGAGCAGCAGCGGCGGCTGGCCGAGGGGTTGCAGCGCAGCCTGCTCACCGCGCCGCCGCAGCCGGACCACTCCGAGATCGTGGTGCGCTACCTCCCGGCGATGGCCGTCGCCGAGGTCGGCGGTGACTGGTACGACGCCTTCGTGCAGCCGTCGGGCGCCACGATGCTGGTCATCGGCGACGTCGTCGGCCACGACACCGAGGCGGCCGCGGCCATGGGGCAGCTGCGCGGGATGCTGCGGGGCATCGGCTACCGCGACAGCATCGGCCCGGCCGCCGTGCTGGCCGAGCTCGACGCCGCCGTCCAGGGCCTGGGCATGGGCACGCTGGCGACCGCCGCGATCGTGCGGATCCAGCAGACCGCCGAGGAGCGTGCCGCGGGCGTGACCCGGTTGCGCTGGTCGAACGCCGGGCACCCGCCGCCGCTCGTGCTCCGGCCCGACGGCCGGATGGAGGAGCTGGCCGGGGAGCGGGCCGAGCTCATGCTCGGGGTGGACGCCGGCGCTCGGCGGACCGAGACGGTGGTGACCGTGCCGCGGGGGACGACGGTGCTGCTCTACACCGACGGGCTGGTGGAGGGACGCGACCTCTCGCTCGACGAGGGCACGGCCCGGCTCAGGGCGGCGCTGGGGGAACTGGCCGACCGGCCGCTGCCCGAGCTGTGCGACGCGGTGATCGAGCGCTTGCGACCCGAGGGGCTGCAGGACGACGTCGCGCTCGTGGCCATCCGGCTGCACCCCCAGGACTGA
- the thiD gene encoding bifunctional hydroxymethylpyrimidine kinase/phosphomethylpyrimidine kinase — protein MTPVALTVAGSDPSGGAGIQADVKTFSALGVYGTAVLTALTAQNTRGVTGVHPVPAAFVAQQIGTLLDDVTVHATKTGMLGTADVVHAVAAALAGRAAGPVVVDPVMVATSGDRLVDEDAIAAVRDALLPVADLITPNVPEAAALLDVPPAATADELPAQARALLELGPRAVLLKGGHLGGADSVDVLATPAGVLTTVRPRISTRATHGTGCTLSSAIAALLARRRAGSVDVSVEVADWTPVVEGARDYLQVALAGGAALGVGSGHGPVHHFAGIWGG, from the coding sequence ATGACGCCCGTCGCGCTCACCGTCGCCGGCAGCGATCCCAGTGGCGGCGCCGGGATCCAGGCCGACGTCAAGACGTTCAGCGCGCTGGGCGTCTACGGCACCGCCGTCCTCACCGCGCTGACCGCGCAGAACACCCGTGGCGTCACCGGCGTGCACCCCGTGCCGGCGGCGTTCGTGGCCCAGCAGATCGGCACGCTCCTCGACGACGTGACGGTGCACGCCACCAAGACCGGCATGCTCGGCACGGCCGACGTCGTCCACGCCGTGGCCGCCGCACTGGCCGGCCGGGCCGCCGGGCCGGTGGTGGTCGACCCGGTCATGGTCGCCACCAGCGGCGACCGGCTCGTGGACGAGGACGCGATCGCCGCCGTGCGCGACGCCCTGCTGCCGGTGGCCGACCTGATCACACCCAACGTGCCCGAGGCCGCGGCACTGCTCGACGTACCGCCGGCTGCGACGGCCGACGAGCTGCCCGCCCAGGCACGCGCGCTGCTGGAGCTCGGCCCGCGGGCGGTCCTGCTCAAGGGCGGGCACCTCGGTGGGGCCGACAGCGTCGACGTCCTGGCCACCCCGGCCGGCGTCCTGACCACCGTGCGGCCGCGGATCTCCACCCGGGCGACGCACGGCACCGGCTGCACGCTGTCGTCGGCGATCGCCGCCCTGCTGGCCCGCCGTCGCGCCGGATCGGTGGACGTCTCCGTCGAGGTGGCCGACTGGACGCCGGTCGTCGAGGGGGCCCGCGACTACCTGCAGGTGGCGCTGGCCGGGGGTGCGGCGCTGGGCGTCGGCTCGGGGCACGGGCCGGTGCACCACTTCGCCGGCATCTGGGGCGGCTAG
- the thiS gene encoding sulfur carrier protein ThiS, with translation MQVTVNGDPAELADGATVADLVAARAGGHDRIAVARNGDVVPRSSWAQTPLAPGDAVEVLAPTAGG, from the coding sequence ATGCAGGTGACCGTCAACGGCGATCCGGCTGAGCTGGCCGACGGCGCGACCGTGGCCGACCTGGTGGCCGCCCGCGCCGGCGGGCACGACCGGATCGCCGTGGCCCGCAACGGCGACGTCGTCCCGCGCAGCAGCTGGGCGCAGACCCCGCTGGCCCCCGGCGACGCCGTCGAGGTGCTGGCCCCGACCGCAGGAGGGTGA
- the thiO gene encoding glycine oxidase ThiO produces the protein MTDVAVAGGGLVGMAVAWRSALRGLSVTVVDDAPGTGASAAAAGMLAPVTEAGYREEALLGLGTASLQRWPAFAAELEAASGRTVGLRTAGTLVVGFDEDDVRELDALHAFQRELGLAVERLTPREARRREPALATRVRGGLLVLGDHSVDGRAVHAALLAAAETAGVAVVRGRVADVAVAGGRARGLRLEDGTTVPGDRVVLALGAHSGGLPSVPPLPVRPVKGQILRLAGAGGLLEGTVRALVRGRHVYLVPYGADRLVVGATVEDRGFDARVTAGGVHDLLHDAIEVVPEVEELELAETLARWRPGTPDNAPLLGPSRLPGLVLATGHHRNGVLLTPVTAEAIAELLATGALPEVAASFTADRFAVGSSGEVRGCR, from the coding sequence GTGACCGACGTCGCCGTCGCGGGCGGGGGGCTCGTCGGAATGGCGGTGGCCTGGCGCTCGGCGCTGCGCGGGCTGTCGGTGACCGTCGTCGACGACGCCCCGGGAACCGGTGCCTCGGCCGCCGCGGCCGGGATGCTCGCGCCGGTGACCGAGGCGGGCTACCGCGAGGAGGCGCTGCTGGGGCTGGGCACGGCCTCGCTGCAGCGCTGGCCCGCCTTCGCCGCTGAGCTGGAGGCGGCCTCCGGCCGGACGGTGGGTCTGCGCACCGCCGGCACGCTGGTGGTCGGCTTCGACGAGGACGACGTGCGCGAGCTCGACGCACTGCACGCCTTCCAGCGCGAGCTCGGCCTGGCCGTCGAGCGGCTGACCCCGCGCGAGGCCCGCCGCCGGGAACCGGCGCTGGCCACCCGGGTGCGCGGTGGGCTCCTGGTCCTGGGCGACCACTCCGTGGACGGCCGTGCCGTGCACGCCGCGCTGCTGGCCGCCGCAGAGACCGCGGGCGTCGCGGTCGTGCGCGGGCGGGTGGCCGACGTCGCCGTGGCCGGCGGCCGGGCCAGAGGGTTGCGGCTCGAGGACGGGACCACGGTGCCGGGTGACCGGGTGGTGCTCGCGCTCGGCGCGCACAGCGGCGGGCTGCCCAGCGTGCCGCCGCTGCCGGTACGACCGGTGAAGGGGCAGATCCTGCGGTTGGCCGGCGCGGGCGGGCTGCTCGAGGGCACGGTGCGCGCGCTGGTCCGCGGCCGGCACGTCTACCTCGTCCCCTACGGCGCGGACCGGCTGGTCGTCGGCGCCACCGTGGAGGACCGTGGCTTCGACGCCCGGGTGACCGCCGGCGGCGTGCACGACCTGCTGCACGACGCGATCGAGGTCGTTCCCGAGGTGGAGGAGCTGGAGCTCGCCGAGACGCTGGCCCGCTGGCGCCCGGGCACGCCGGACAACGCGCCGCTGCTCGGGCCGTCGCGGCTGCCCGGCCTGGTGCTGGCCACCGGCCACCACCGCAACGGCGTGCTGCTCACCCCGGTCACCGCGGAGGCGATCGCCGAGCTGCTTGCCACCGGCGCGCTGCCCGAGGTGGCCGCGTCGTTCACCGCCGACCGCTTCGCCGTCGGCTCGTCAGGGGAGGTTCGAGGATGCAGGTGA
- the thiM gene encoding hydroxyethylthiazole kinase: MTTTRSALTGAAPLVHCLTNTVVQTLTANALLAVGAAPAMVDEPLEAEGFAAVASAVLVNLGTVHERTAAAMRLAARAAAAAGTPWVLDPVAVGGLAFRTDLAAELLDSRPTVVRGNASEIMALAGAGGGGRGVDSTATADDALGAATALAGRTGGVVAVSGPVDLVTDGSRTVGIGGGSVLLTRTTGAGCALGALVAAYVAVAGDALTGAVAAHAHVALAAEAAAAVAAGPGTFAPLWLDALDAVTDFGPAQVTG; encoded by the coding sequence TTGACCACCACCCGATCGGCGCTGACCGGCGCCGCTCCGCTCGTGCACTGCCTGACCAACACCGTGGTGCAGACGCTCACCGCGAACGCGCTGCTGGCCGTGGGAGCCGCTCCGGCGATGGTGGACGAGCCGCTGGAGGCCGAGGGCTTCGCGGCCGTGGCCTCGGCGGTGCTGGTCAACCTCGGCACGGTGCACGAGCGCACCGCTGCCGCCATGCGGCTCGCGGCGCGGGCGGCCGCCGCGGCGGGCACGCCCTGGGTGCTCGACCCGGTTGCGGTGGGCGGGCTGGCCTTCCGCACCGACCTGGCCGCCGAGCTGCTCGACTCCCGGCCCACCGTCGTCCGCGGCAACGCCTCCGAGATCATGGCGCTGGCCGGTGCCGGCGGGGGCGGGCGCGGGGTGGACTCGACGGCGACCGCCGACGACGCGCTGGGGGCCGCCACGGCGCTGGCAGGACGCACCGGCGGAGTGGTGGCGGTCAGCGGGCCGGTCGACCTGGTGACGGACGGGTCCCGCACCGTGGGGATCGGGGGCGGGTCGGTCCTGCTCACCCGCACCACCGGGGCCGGGTGCGCCCTCGGCGCGCTGGTCGCCGCCTACGTCGCGGTCGCCGGCGACGCGCTGACCGGAGCAGTCGCCGCCCACGCGCACGTCGCCCTCGCTGCCGAGGCCGCGGCCGCCGTCGCCGCCGGGCCCGGCACGTTCGCCCCGCTCTGGCTCGACGCCCTCGATGCGGTGACCGATTTCGGCCCGGCGCAGGTGACGGGGTGA
- a CDS encoding thiamine phosphate synthase has protein sequence MTVPRLLVVTDRTQASRPLPDVVAAAVAAGARAVLLRDKDLSLGDRRALTGELRAVLDPVGGLLVWGGAAGAPAGTAVHLSADDPFPAVRPPLVGRSCHSVAELAGAAAEGCDWVSLSPIFPTSSKPGYGPALGLDGLAALVPAAPPVLALGGVRPEHVPGCLAAGAHGVAVMGAAMREPAVVADHLAALAGATYPAGDRLGAGNAGS, from the coding sequence GTGACGGTTCCCCGGCTGCTCGTCGTGACCGACCGGACGCAGGCGTCCCGGCCGTTGCCGGACGTGGTGGCCGCAGCCGTGGCCGCCGGCGCGCGGGCGGTGCTGCTGCGGGACAAGGACCTGTCGCTCGGGGATCGGCGCGCCCTGACCGGGGAGCTGCGCGCGGTGCTCGACCCGGTGGGCGGCCTGCTGGTGTGGGGCGGCGCGGCCGGGGCGCCGGCAGGCACGGCGGTGCACCTGTCGGCCGACGACCCGTTCCCGGCGGTGCGCCCTCCGCTGGTGGGGCGCTCCTGCCACTCGGTGGCCGAACTGGCCGGGGCCGCAGCCGAGGGCTGTGACTGGGTCTCCCTCTCCCCGATCTTCCCCACGTCGTCCAAGCCCGGTTACGGCCCGGCGCTCGGACTGGACGGGCTGGCCGCACTGGTCCCGGCGGCGCCGCCGGTGCTCGCCCTGGGCGGCGTGCGACCGGAGCACGTCCCCGGCTGCCTGGCTGCCGGCGCGCACGGCGTCGCCGTCATGGGAGCGGCCATGCGGGAGCCCGCCGTCGTGGCCGACCACCTCGCTGCGCTCGCGGGAGCCACGTACCCAGCAGGGGACCGCCTCGGCGCCGGGAATGCGGGATCCTGA